TTCGCGAAGTCATAATTCTTCGCGATGTTCAGGAACTCTCATACGAGGAAATTAGTAAGATTATCCGTGTTCCAATCGGAACCGTCAAGTCTCGTGTAAACAGAGGCCGTTTAAAACTTCAAAGCCAATTAAAATATCTGATGAAAAAGAAGTAAGCTTTTCAGATAACTGCCGAAATATTAGTAAGAGGAGAACCTTCTGAGATGAAAAAGAGGATTGCCTATGCCAGAGTGTAAAAGTTTTGAAGAAAAGATTTTTGATTATGTTGACGGCTTACTTCCGACCGAGGCCAGAAAAGACGTTGTGAGACACCTGGAAGAATGCCTTGATTGCTCAGAGATATACGAGGGTGTGACGAAAGTTCGATGGCAGCTTCGAAACCTGAATTCAATCAAAGTTTCTCCGGACTTTGAAACTGTTCTTCGAACTCGAATCAGCATGGAAAGAAGCCTGAGCCGCCGCAGTTTTCTTAATCGTC
The candidate division KSB1 bacterium DNA segment above includes these coding regions:
- a CDS encoding zf-HC2 domain-containing protein, with protein sequence MPECKSFEEKIFDYVDGLLPTEARKDVVRHLEECLDCSEIYEGVTKVRWQLRNLNSIKVSPDFETVLRTRISMERSLSRRSFLNRPIRIPVYAATGALAFLAAFFILNLSDRQSNNNSAPLKVPPSFSSSQFSTNQTKL